The Hermetia illucens chromosome 2, iHerIll2.2.curated.20191125, whole genome shotgun sequence genomic interval ATCAACCGTTCAATTCCACTAGCGTCAAGTGCAGCTCGATTGAGGTATCAAGTTGACATACGCTTGCATCCTTTTGTGTTAGCCACGCTTGAGGCAGTGGGCAAAGCTCTTTAGATAATCGCAAAACTAAGCATCAATTGTGGGCGGTTCATGATAGTGTCTGCGTCAAAAAGACTTGCTGCGTTGATCAGGGGCAGTCTTCGCTTACGAGGAAACTAGGGAAAGTTAGGTTCAGCTAGTCAAATGGCCCCTCGATATCAATTACAACCATGCCAAACAAATGTAATTGCTAACAGTCTGGTCAAAATAGGCTTGGAGCAGTAGATTAAAAAGATCATATCTGCGGAACGAAAAATCAGTCGTTGAGTTTCTTCGACTCTAATTAAGTAATAAGGTTCCTCTCAGCAACGGAGTCGCTCCAAAGCGTTGGGGCTTCATCGGTTTTCCGGAGGGCTTGTCGGAATTAAATCACCCCCAGTGCCTCCATTAGAAACTAACAATTGGGAGAGGTAATTTAGGGTAATTTTAATATGTAGGAATCCCACACATTATTACAACCTGTGGcaacagcgtctttctaagacttTCATCTCTatctataaacaagtcggaaaaccggaaactcgcgcttcgggtataaaggttttgtgttcatcttatgtaagaaacttcagcgCACACTTTTCTATCCGTgtatagctacaaatcaaacatattccttcatatttttccaaactacaagaaatacatacatattacggccatagatattatcctcaccctaaacaaagtgGCTATTTCCGATTACTGTACATATCTATGCACGTATATATCGTatcgatcgtacccatatttccgatttacttcgtgcgtaaaagcatacatatgcacatacatatatagtacgtatattaaatacggcttaATGTAAAAATGTATCTATCTGAAtcagacactacccgcaaacttcattagcacgcatatactatatacctacatacacacatgtctgtttggagtaattgatattcatatacaaatgattaaaaaactaaaacaaaataattctttgcgattcTATTCATATGAACTcgcttcgttgtggtattgacgaatttatatgtaatgatgacgtcatacacgttgtagaatgcacgaaattcacaaaaaatggtaaagtttcatccccaataactttgttaatatagttggattttcttcaagcttgtgcattatgttattccCTACACCAacaccaaattttatatttctaggatgaactcaattGGGGTTGCCCggcaaaattgtaaaatttaggaatatactattattaactttatttgtgcagatatcggagccggatatattttgaggcctagatttcatagagatgcaccactgtgatttttttcagatttttcggttggataggttctgagaacgagacctgttatactttttgatggtcatattttgagccctcactcccctaagtTTCACCCgggatcaaatatgggaccagttccgaaaagtactaattaaaaatttttcaccctccattcacatgtatggggagtcccccccttaaacttgacacagaatggcgccacttactgtatgttaAGAGAACAATAGGTtacacgctcttaccaattttcgtgacaatcggtctagccgtttccgaataaatcaggtgtgacagacagacagacagacaccgactcgattctaataaggttttgctcacacaaaaccttaaaaaggcagacagaaagAAAGccgaaccttaaaaagaagggaGTATATCGATGTTGACGAACATGGAGTGTTGCGGTCGGGTACCCCGAGGCAGATCAAAGCGCTCATATCAATTAAAATCCTGTTGAAATTCTAgtacaataaaatatacatatttatttctAATTTGAATACATAGTTTCAATGCTTTCAGTAAAAATATCGGATTTCCTCGGTCATCCTTGTAAATTGTTTTTAACCGTTTGCACTTCGCTCCTTCTAATGTAAGGTACAATCACAGCTGCTGTGAAAGAggaaaaaatgcattttttatcATTCATCAAAAGCCCACAAATATAGAGAGTAATGGTTACTTAAAAAAATGTGAACCACTTTAATTTTAAACACTAGACCAAGGAAATTCGGGTAAAGTTATACAGAGCGGTgacaccctggctataagtgaGTAGAAGGCATGAAGCACGATTTAATCAAAAATCGAATTGGTTTGTTAGACTTTAAATGAACTTACCTTATGCGACGGTGACGGTGCGCTGTTCCTGTCCAGATTTTGATTAAATTTGAAGGTGCTAATACCTAACTTTTTGTCAAGGTTTTGAGAAtgacaaaacctcattaaaatcgcccTCGAAATACTCGCACACCGATAACTCCCAACCGTGAATTGGGTTTCCTTCCCGCATTCGCACAACTTGGATGAATGAACGTTTCTCAACTGGTGTTGGAATTGACGCATTAACGAACgagtcaaatttaaaattttccacaGTTTCGTCCGCTCTGTTGCCCTCGATGGTTCTAAGTGCTGgccaagacaatgaacggcgtcttgcggtaatggagacaaagatatcACGTTGGACCAATGACTTAACACGGCCATGATCTAATCCGAAATGAGAGCATCTGCAATCGCTACACCAATCATCGGCATGGTGTTTATGGTCATAAGACTCATCCTAAGGAGAATTCATTAGcttagattggtttgaacatcgaagtcaatggagaACGACCGAAAGGTTGACCGAAACAATGATTGCTTCATACACTAAATGATAATTTAAGATCCTTCCGACTCCACCCAGATCAGATCTATGACCGAAACAAGTGACGCAATCGATCGAGACGAGCCGGCTCCGCTATGACCGGGACAATCGCTAAAGGAGAAAAAGTTGTTTGTTTTATGTAACCAACCAAGTCatcatatataaaatataatgtcACCCTAAAACATTATATGTAAAAAATGTCAATTTCACATTGAATAGTTGGACCATTGAACACCCAAATGTCCCtacataaaaaatccacaaaatccaCCTAGTATTCCTGGTtatgaatatattttaaaatttcgtgATGCGATTAAAAGGCTTCCGAATATAACGCACTCAATTTTTTTGGTTAAACAAAAAGTACCGAATTTCGCTTTATTTTACGactgattttaatattttgggtAGGTTTTCTTTGTGGAAAACATTTGGTAGA includes:
- the LOC119649862 gene encoding uncharacterized protein LOC119649862, which translates into the protein MAVLSHWSNVISLSPLPQDAVHCLGQHLEPSRATERTKLWKILNLTRSLMRQFQHQLRNVHSSKLCECGKETQFTVGSYRCASISRAILMRFCHSQNLDKKLGISTFKFNQNLDRNSAPSPSHKQL